Part of the Pseudodesulfovibrio mercurii genome is shown below.
CCCTGGTCCTGTACGGCCACCCCATGGCCGTGACCCTGCTCGCCTCCCTGTTCCTGCGCATGCGCGTGGATCGGGTGGTCGTCCTCTCCCTGTTCCTGGTCATGGTCGGCTGCTGCCTGGTCTTCTACGACGCGTTCCTGCGCGCGGTGGACCCCACCGGGCTGGTCTACGCCCTGGGGGCCATGGCCACCTTCTCGGTCTACCTGATCCTGGTCCAGGTGCTGCTCAAGGGGCTCAGGCCGCTGACCGCGACCTTCTACGTCATGGTCTTCGCGGCCATTTCCTTCACCCTGTCGGGCGACATCCACGCCTGGGCGACCCTGGACCTCCAACAGGCGGCCATCAGCCTGGCGCTGGGCCTGTTCCCGGGCGTGGTGGCCGTGACCTTCCTCTACACGGCCATCGAGAAGATCGGCAGCGCGTACGCCTGCATCTTCTCATCAGTGGAGCCGGTCATCACCCTGCTGGCGGCGGCGGTCTTCCTGGGAGAACCCGTGGTCTGGCTACAGATATGGGGCGCGGTCCTGATCATCCTCGGCATCGTCGTGCCCAACCTGCGCCTGCGGCAACGGGCCGGGGCCGAGTGACCGCGACCCGATGACGTCCGGGGCTAGTCCCGCTTGTCCATGTACCTGGCCAGCAGCTTGAGGTGGGCCTTTTCCTCGCGGGCCAGGAGTTGCAGGACGTCCCTGGTGTCCTCGCTCCGGGCGCGCATGGCGCAGCGCAGGTAATAGTCCAGGGCCTGGGCCTCGATCATGGAGGCCAGTTCAAGCACCCCGTGGTCGCTGTCGAAGGCGCCGGGGAAGCGGTCCATGAACTCGCCGACCGGCACCCCGCCCTCGGCCATGTCCGAGGCGTTGCGCAGGGCGACGTCCTCGAATTCCTCGCGGCTCATGACCTCCTCGCTGGTGCGGGTGTAGAGTTCGTACAAAACATCCTTGTGCTTGTCCTCGAACCCGGCCAGTTCCATGAACAATTCGATGCGCTCCATGGTCTCGGCCATGTCCGCGCGCTGCACGTAGAAGGCCTGGAGCACGTTCTCCATGGCGTAGGCCTTGAGGATGACCTCGGCCGGGCTCTCGGCCCCGGTGAAGGCGATCATGCCCAGCTCCATGGGGCCGAAGGCGCCATCGCCCTCCCAGGCGGACATGCCGCCCACCAGGTTGTTGATGTCCTCGAAGCCCTGCCCCTGGAGGAGCGCGGCGGCGGCCATGGACCGGCCGCCCGAGGCGCAGTAGACGAGCAGCGGCCGCTGCCTGTCGAGCTCGTCGAAGCGGTCCGGCAGTTCGGACAGGGGCACCAACCGCGCCCCGGGGATGTGGTCCCGCTCGTATTCCGACTCCTGCCTGACGTCCAGGAGCGTGAAGGAGTCCGGCTTGCTGCCTTCCATGAACTTGCGCGCCTCATCCGGCGTCATCTGCGTGATGGTGGACATGATTCCCCCCTGATGGTGCTGTCTGAACGACAAAAACGTCCGTTTCAACAAACAGTAGGAAGGACGGCCCGTCCCGTCAACAGGATGCGGAAGGCGCTAGAGAAAAAACATGGCCCCGGCGGCCAGGAGCACGAATCCTGTCGCGGCCCAGTCCCGGCCCGCCCAGGTGAAGTCCGGCTCCCAGGCCCCGGACCGGTCCAGGCCGCGACAGGCCACGGCCAGGGTCTGGTTCCAGGTCTTCTGGCCGAGGTTGCGGATGACCGCCTGGGGGATGATGCGCATGCGCCGGAAGAACCCGGCCTCGGGGAGACGCCGGGCGACCACCTCGCGCACCCCGGTCAGGGCGGCCAGGCAGGCGGGCAGGAAATGGACCATGAGCGACAGGGACAGGGCGATGCGCCAGGCCCGCTCCCGGCCCAGGAACGGCCTGAGCGCCCAGGCCACGGCCAGCCCCAGGGCGCGTGCCGAGGTGGACAGGGCCAGGCACAGGCCGAGCATGAGCAGGGCCACCAGGCGCACGGCCAGCTGGGCCGCGTCCGTGGCCATGTACTCCACCGGCACCCCGCTGATCCCGTCGAGCACGGACTTGATGGCCACCCAGAAAAAGACGAAGGAAAGCAGGCTGCGGACCATCTTGCCGCCGCCCGGCTGCCCGGCGGCCAGGAAGCGGACCAGGACCAGCAGGAACGCGGCGCACCCGGTTGCGGCCGGAACGTCCACCTTCCACAGCCAGGGGCCGATCAGCAGGGCCGCCGCCAGTTTGAGGCGCGGGTCCAGGGAACGGACCAGTCCCGCCACGTCGATCATCGGCCCGTCTCCCCATCCCACGGCTGGATGGTCCGGCAGGCGGTCCATGAGCCCGGCGCGCGCACCGCGTGTTCGGCCACGCGGTCCAGGACGGTCTCGGCCGGGCCGTTCAGGACCAGCTCGCCGTTGTCGAGCACGGCCAAGGCGTCCACCAGGTCGATGTACGGCTCCAGGTCGTGGCTGGAGACCACCTGGGTCAGCCCGGCCTCGCGGTTGGCCCGGATCAGGGCGCGCATCTCGCGCACGCCGGGATAATCGAGGCCGCTGAAGGGCTCGTCCAGGAGCAGCACGCGCGGGCGGTCCAGCAGGGCCGCGGCCAGGCAGAGCTTGCGCTTGGTGCCCCAGGACAGGGTCTGCACCGGCCGGTCCCAGTATTTCAGAAGGTTGAGCCGCTCGGCCATGGTGCGGGCCTCGGCGGTCACGGCCTCGTCGCGGCCCCGGCCCAGGAGCAGGTCCTCCTCCACCGTGGCCCCGAGGATCTGCAGGTCCGCGTCCTGCATGACCAGACGGCAGACCAGGCGGATGTCCCCCTCGTGGCCCGGGCTGACCCGCCCGGCCACCTCGAGGCTCCCCCCGGTCGGGGCGTACAGCCCGGCCATGAGCGCGAGCAGGGTGGACTTGCCGCTGCCGTTGGCCCCGGCCAATCCGAGCAGACCGCCCTTCTCCACCTTCAGGGACACTCCGGACAGGACCTCGTCCCCGGCGGGATAGGCGAATGTAACGGTATTCAGTTCCAGCATGGTTTTCCTCGCACAAGACACTTCATCATCACCACCCCCGCTGTCAACGGTGCGGGACGGAAAGAACGGCCCGGGCCCAGACTCCCGGAATAGAAAACCCCGCCGGAGCGGGGTTTTCGTCGTCGCTGGAGCGGCTTCTAGAAATGGTAGCCGATGGAGGAGCCGAGCCCCCAGGTACTGCCGTTCTTGAAGTCCACCTTGTAGGTGGTGCCGCCGGAATCGGTCATGGACATGCCCTTGCGTTCCTTGGTGATGATGTACATGCCGGCCACGTCCAGGGTCCAGTCGGACCACTTGTAGCCCGCGCCCAGGGTGAACATCTGGCGGTCGTTGGCAGGCAGCATGGGCGAGGCGTAGTCGCCGCGGATGGGCGTCTGGTCATAGACGTAGCCCGCGCGCATGGCGAAGGCGTCGGTGAACCGATATTCCGTGCCGAGCTGGAAGCGCCAGGTGGACTTGTAGTTGAAGTCCACCATCTTGTTGGGCAGCGGAGAATTGGTGAAGCAGTATTCGATGCGGTCGAACTGTTCCCACTGGGTGTAGACGATGTCGAACTCGAAGGTCAGCTTGTCCGTGGGGGTGAAGCCCAGGCCCACGGTGTAGCTCGCCGGGAAGTCGGCGATCATGGTGGCGTCGCCGCTGCTGTTCAGGACGGGAATCGGGCTTCCGGTCACGGACACCGTGCCCTCGCCCTCGAAATGCATGGACGAACGGTAGGTCAGGCCCACGGAAAACATGTCGTTGATGTCGTAGAGCAGGCCCAGGTTAAAGGCGAAGGAGACGCCGTCCACGTCGGTCATGAGGATACCGCCGCCGGGCGTGGTCATCTCCTGGTGGGTGGTGAAGTAGCCCTTGATGATTTCGAGGCCGCCGCCCACGGACAGGGAGTCGTTGACCTTGTAGGACACGACCGGGTTCAGGGAGAAGGTCTCCAGCAGGGCGTCCTGAATCAGGGTCTGGCCGGGCCAGTTGCTGGCGTAGTCCGTGCCCAGGCCGAACCGGGTGTAGACACCCACGCCGAGGGTCCAGTCGTCGTTGACCTGGTGGGTCGCGTAGCCGTGGGGGACGCCGAAGACCTGGTTCTGGGTGTGGCTCTCGACTCCGTCCACATAGACATCCGAGGACGGGGAGACCGCGGTCACGCCGCCGTAGACGTTGGTGCCCTCAAGCTTGCTCATCTCCGCGGGGTTGTAGGCGATGACCGAGGCGTCATTGCCGGTGGCGTAGTTGGCCGTACCCATGCCCAGGGCGCGGTTGCCCCACTCGTACAGCGCGAAACCGCCCGCCTGGACCACTGAGGCGGTCGCAAGCAGGCAGACCAGAACACTGAACACAAAACAAGCGGACGCGCGTTTCATCCTTCCCCCTTGGATCGCTGCCGCGCCCTGCGGCAACGAGCGTTTCAATGCCTCCGGCACCCTCCCAGATGCCTCGGTGAAATTCCACCCCGGAAACATTACGTTATTAGATGCACAAACTGCCCACTCATACATGAGAGGCCTGATAATGTAAAATCAAAAAGCCTTTTCAAACAGCTGTTTAACTCATTTCCCGGAACGGTCGAAAGACTCGTGACGCGGCACGATTCTGGCAGTGCGCAAGGCATGCGCGGGAAGCGGAAGATATTTCCCGGCGCGGGAGGACGCATGAAGGAATTCATTCCCCGGCTGGACGCCAAGGAGAAGAGCTTTCACGGGCTGCTGGCCGTGGGCGGCCTGGCGGGCATCATCGAGGGATCGGTGCGCTACGGCTTCACCCTGCACACCGCGTTTCCGGGCATGCTGCTGACCCTGCTGGGGGCCTTTCTGGGCGGGTTCACCGGTCTGTTCCTGAAGGACTGCTGCCGCACCTGGCGGGGCCGAAAGCCCTACCGGGGGGTGCACAACGACGGCTGGATGCTGGGCGGGTTCCTGGGCGCCCTACTGGGCACCCTGTTCCAGGTGGCCGCCAGCCCGGACGGGGCCAACCTGGTCATCGGCTCCATTGTCGGGGCCTACCTCGGGGCGGCCTGCGGCGCCCTGCCGGACGAGTTCGTCACGCCCATCCTGAGCAGAATGATCGAACGGACGTCCGACAGGCCCTGACGCCGGGAGGGGCGGTCAGAACCTGCCGGACGGGACAACCTACTGCATTTCCACCCAGATGACCGCGCCCATTTCGAGTTCGCGGCCCTCATAGGGCTTTTCGGCGGTGTTCAGGCCGGCAAAGCCCCACCACCCCTTCCACGGACAGGCGAAGGTGAACACGCCCTGGCCGTCACAGAGCACTTCCTGGGTGACCATGCGCTCGTTGGGCGCCTGGCGCTTGCCGTCCTTGTTGTAGAATTCCACTTCCACCCGGGTGTACGGGGCGGGCTGGCCGCCGACCAGGACCACGCCCTGGAAGACGTTGCCCGCATAGTTGCCGAAGGGCCGGGTCAGAGGGACGATCTCGGTGTCCAGACCCAGCGGCACGTTCCAGTTCTCGCCCTCGCCGTAGGCATCGATCACCACCTTGGTGATGTGACGGATGTAGTTGTTCTCGGCGTCCTCCTTGTAGGGGACCGGGTCGAAGACGAAGGTGTACAGGCCGGGGGCCTTGGGGGTGAAGGCGGTCTTCCAGGCCAGATGGCCCATGACCTTGGTCTCCTTCAGGGTGGACAGCAGGTCCACGCGCTGGTCGTTGTCCACGGCCACGAAGAAGGCGGCGGGCTTTTCCAGTTCCATGCCCTGGCCCTCGAAGGGATGGGAGAACGACAGGGTCAATGCCACGGTCCGCTTCTCCTGGGTCAGTTCGTCGGTGTCGGGGATCAACATGCCGAAATGCGCCAGGGCCGGACCGGCGAAAAGGGCGACGCAGAGCACCGCAAGGCCGAAGGTCATTTTTTTCATCACACGCTCCTCAA
Proteins encoded:
- a CDS encoding DMT family transporter — encoded protein: MLRGLVFAVISAACFGSMAILVKLGYMAGMDGAVMMQLRFTVAVALLLVYLLATSPGMLRISLRDLGKCAFLGLVVYWLQTTCFVNALETIPASTAALVLYGHPMAVTLLASLFLRMRVDRVVVLSLFLVMVGCCLVFYDAFLRAVDPTGLVYALGAMATFSVYLILVQVLLKGLRPLTATFYVMVFAAISFTLSGDIHAWATLDLQQAAISLALGLFPGVVAVTFLYTAIEKIGSAYACIFSSVEPVITLLAAAVFLGEPVVWLQIWGAVLIILGIVVPNLRLRQRAGAE
- a CDS encoding rhodanese-like domain-containing protein → MSTITQMTPDEARKFMEGSKPDSFTLLDVRQESEYERDHIPGARLVPLSELPDRFDELDRQRPLLVYCASGGRSMAAAALLQGQGFEDINNLVGGMSAWEGDGAFGPMELGMIAFTGAESPAEVILKAYAMENVLQAFYVQRADMAETMERIELFMELAGFEDKHKDVLYELYTRTSEEVMSREEFEDVALRNASDMAEGGVPVGEFMDRFPGAFDSDHGVLELASMIEAQALDYYLRCAMRARSEDTRDVLQLLAREEKAHLKLLARYMDKRD
- a CDS encoding energy-coupling factor ABC transporter ATP-binding protein, translated to MLELNTVTFAYPAGDEVLSGVSLKVEKGGLLGLAGANGSGKSTLLALMAGLYAPTGGSLEVAGRVSPGHEGDIRLVCRLVMQDADLQILGATVEEDLLLGRGRDEAVTAEARTMAERLNLLKYWDRPVQTLSWGTKRKLCLAAALLDRPRVLLLDEPFSGLDYPGVREMRALIRANREAGLTQVVSSHDLEPYIDLVDALAVLDNGELVLNGPAETVLDRVAEHAVRAPGSWTACRTIQPWDGETGR
- a CDS encoding OmpP1/FadL family transporter → MKRASACFVFSVLVCLLATASVVQAGGFALYEWGNRALGMGTANYATGNDASVIAYNPAEMSKLEGTNVYGGVTAVSPSSDVYVDGVESHTQNQVFGVPHGYATHQVNDDWTLGVGVYTRFGLGTDYASNWPGQTLIQDALLETFSLNPVVSYKVNDSLSVGGGLEIIKGYFTTHQEMTTPGGGILMTDVDGVSFAFNLGLLYDINDMFSVGLTYRSSMHFEGEGTVSVTGSPIPVLNSSGDATMIADFPASYTVGLGFTPTDKLTFEFDIVYTQWEQFDRIEYCFTNSPLPNKMVDFNYKSTWRFQLGTEYRFTDAFAMRAGYVYDQTPIRGDYASPMLPANDRQMFTLGAGYKWSDWTLDVAGMYIITKERKGMSMTDSGGTTYKVDFKNGSTWGLGSSIGYHF
- a CDS encoding DUF4198 domain-containing protein, translating into MKKMTFGLAVLCVALFAGPALAHFGMLIPDTDELTQEKRTVALTLSFSHPFEGQGMELEKPAAFFVAVDNDQRVDLLSTLKETKVMGHLAWKTAFTPKAPGLYTFVFDPVPYKEDAENNYIRHITKVVIDAYGEGENWNVPLGLDTEIVPLTRPFGNYAGNVFQGVVLVGGQPAPYTRVEVEFYNKDGKRQAPNERMVTQEVLCDGQGVFTFACPWKGWWGFAGLNTAEKPYEGRELEMGAVIWVEMQ